The sequence GCATCAGGAACATGACGTCGATGAGCGACGTCACGTTCAGCACGAGGCTGCGCCCCCGCTTCCGCTCACGGAAGTTCACGCCCGGCCCGCCGCGCTGCCGGCCGCTTCGCGCCGCCGCCGCAGTGAATCGAGCAGCCGCGACGCGTACGTCTCCAGTTCGAAGATCAGCCGGTCGGCCCGCGCGTTGAGCCAGTTGTAGGCGACCAGGGCCGGAATGCCGATGAACAGCCCGGCCGCCGTCGTGACCATGGCTTCGCTGATGCCGCCCGACAGCGCTTCCGGGTCGCCGATGCCGGCGTTCGAGACGGCGGCAAAGATGCGGATCATGCCCAGCACCGTTCCGAGCAGGCCGAGCAGCGGCGAAACGGCCGCGACCGTCTCCAGCACGCCCAGGCGCCTCGTCAGCAGCGTGGCTTCGCGACGGCCCGCTTCCTGCAGGACATCGCGGATCACGGTCCAGTCGTTGTCGGCGTGGTCGAGCCCGGCCTTCACGATGTTGGCGAACGGACCCGGGCT comes from bacterium and encodes:
- a CDS encoding MotA/TolQ/ExbB proton channel family protein, with translation MDMWQWIVAGRTMMIPIGLASLLGLAVIIERLVVLRRGRIIVPEIAAAVDTLDSGRDLSVAYALCQGSPGPFANIVKAGLDHADNDWTVIRDVLQEAGRREATLLTRRLGVLETVAAVSPLLGLLGTVLGMIRIFAAVSNAGIGDPEALSGGISEAMVTTAAGLFIGIPALVAYNWLNARADRLIFELETYASRLLDSLRRRREAAGSAAGRA